The genomic stretch TGGCATACTTGATCATTACCAAGAAATACTGTCCCTGTGATCTGCCTCATATCCTGAAACCACTCAAGATGTGGACTCATGTTGAGGAACaccctgaatccatgatccatgaACTAGAGTCTGATGTATCCACTACATTCAATGCCTCTGGTGTCTCATCTTCATCATTTGAGACTACATTGAGCTTGCTCCCCTCTCCATGGCCtgctttttcttccaagcaTGGCAATCCTTCTTGATGTGACCAGGATTTTACACCAGAAACAAGAGCGAGTCTCCTTGACTCCACCTGAGGCCATCTTCACACCATCAAACTTTTTCTTGAAAATTTTCTTCCCAAATTTCTTGATATGTAAAGATTCTGGCATAGCTTCATGCTTATGCACAACTCCCTTATGTAACTCCTTAGACATCAAAGCTGCAGTCACCTCAGAAAGAGAGATTTGCTTGTCTCTACCGTACAAGATTGCATCCCTCATTTGATCGTGCGAAGCTGGTAGAGCATTGAGTACTAGGAtcgccttatcctcatctgagatcttaACATCCACGGCTTCAAGATCATCAATGGTTTTGTTGAAATCTTCCATCTGATCCATGATGGGCTTATCATCGGCAAAACTGTATGAGTATAATCGGCGCTTCATGTATAGCCGATTAGCCAACGATTTGGCCAAATACACCTCATCCAATTTAACAAGAATCTCAGCGGCTGTTTTCTCGTTTTGCACTTCCCTCAAAACCTTATCGCCAAGGCAGTGGATGACGGCACTGTGAGCCTTTTGTATCATCTCCTCGTGTTTCGCTTGCGCTTTATCATCCAGCGCCTCCTTCCCTTTCGCCTTCGCATCAACCGGATTAAGAGCAGCTGCAAGCCCTTGTTGGATGAGGagagccttcatcttcatcttccacaatcCGTATCGTTCTTGCCGTTAAACTTTTCAGCTTCAAACCTCGACGCCATAGCAATTCCGATTCAATTGATTCATCTGATCtacttcccacagacggcgccaattgttggAGGATCGACGCAATCGGAATATCAAGCAACCAACGCGAAAAGGAATTATTCACATGATGATGAGAGAAAAAGAAATCTTGTATATTGAATGTATATTTCTGAGATTACTTCTGCTAGAACTCAAACTGAATCTAGTTATACAAATCTCTCTAAGATCTGAGCTCTCACACTCTAACTACCGAAAGctaagaaaatagaaaaagaaaaacagttgGAAAAGccttccaacggctagtttcttaACAGCTCTTCAACTTGGATTGGGCTTCCGGAATTGGGCCTTGTAGATGGGCTGATTATCAATTCATCCACTTACAGTTAGGGATGCAGTAATGGAAGATAGTAAGCCATAAATAGCAAAGAAATGTGTGGCATGTGTGTTTTGTCTCTGTGATGTGTTTAAAATGGATTTGTATGTGGACTGCTTATGATTAGGGATGGGAATAACGGGTCCCACCACCTGGTTAGGgttagtggtggtggtggctcTATTTTATGGCGCAGAGGGTTTTGTCGGCATAATTTGGAGGAGGATGAGCGTCCAACGGCTGCTCCCCTCGCAGGTGGTGGATTTGATGCTTCAGAATGGGATAAAAAACATGAGGATCCCCCACTCAGTCAGACATCTTGAAAGCCTTCCAGGACAGCGGGATCAATCTCACCCTTACCTTGTTCAACGGCAACCAGCCTCGCGACATGTCCACCGCTAGAGCTTGGGTCCAAAGCAGATATGATCTGCTCAAACTCAACAACATAGAGTAATTATTCAAGAGTATCTACTATCTACTATTCCCTCTCCGTCatttatagtctcattttgacCCATATtaaagaaattgtttgactttatgaagaaaaatatttaaaaaatgatttagttAGACCTCACTTTTAAATATtagttataataaaatatgagtgtaatGATTTAGTTAAATGGTGAgtctatttaaataaaatgaaataaagtaatGAGAATTTAAATCacgaaaaatgaaaatggaaaaataggacTATAAATCATGGATAAGAAGGGACGGGGAGCATCTACTATCTACACCTAatctaataaaatatgaattgcATGCAGGTCAGTGTCCATAGGGGCAGGAATCTACTGCTTCAATTGGGGAGGCTTGTTTGCCCTGACTATGACCTCAACTGGGGAGCCCTCAACTATGTCCAAACCGCGCTAAACGAGGTTGGTCTCGGCCGGACCAAGGCCAACATAGTGCATTGCGCCGCCGAACTCATTCCCAACATCACCAACCCCTCTGAGGCCGCCTTCCACGATATCATCAAGGATAGGATGTCCCAGTTCCTGCGCTTCATGCGCCAACACAACGCACCCTTCCAGGTGGATTTAGACCCATCTCCGACCTCGAGCGCTGCGGCATCGACCCTAGCTTTACCTTCCCAGAcaacaaatcaaaatttgtCATCAATGATATCAACGGTGCCGTCTACACCAATGGGTTCCATTGGCAGTACGACTACTTCGTATGGGCGCTCGAGAAGCTTAACTTCTCTGACATCAAGGTTGTTGTCATGGCGGTGGGCTGGCCCACCGACGGCTACCCTGGAGCGAGCGCTTACAACACTGAGCGTTACTATAAGTACTTATTGCCGATGGTCACATCCAACAAGGGCTCCCTCATGCGCCCGGGGGCTCCCATTGATGTGTTTATTAACTCCTCAACTAATGAGCCCAAGCAGAGGATTGACGTGCTCGCTCCTTTCGATCGCCATTTGGGGGATTTACAGTcacatttttttactattttagcaGTACTagtatttgatatttttttatatttttggtacGTAGATTGAATGGGCAACCCAAGTTCAAGGTTGACCTGTCAGGCCGAGGCCGAGATATTTACCCCACCACAGTGAAGGGAATCATGCACATGCCAAAACGCTGGTGTGTCTTCAATGGGAACTCCACGGATAAGGATAAGGTGCGACGCCAGGTGGAGCGCACCTGCGCTAAAGGGGACGCACCACCCTAGCTCCggcggcatcatgcagcacacCTAGGCTACGAGAAGATGTGTCCTATGCCTTCAACGTTTATTTCCAAACTTATTTCCAGGATGAGAAAGCTTGTAATTTCGAGGGGCTTTCCTGCATCACCGACCAAGATCCCTCAACGGAGGACTGCTTGTTCCCAGTTGAGGTGGTCAGAGGGTAATCAGCTCATAGAATTCTCTGCGTCGCTCACCCTACATGTGCCCCTTGATATTAGAGGAGTTGTATTGGTGATTGTGCTCTACACCTTTCTTATATACATTAGCTTTCCTCTACATTAATATATCTCTTCAGATATATCCAACCATATATCCAAGGCTCTGACTAGCTTGCTTTAACAAGTGTTGGTTGACTGATAATCT from Salvia splendens isolate huo1 chromosome 4, SspV2, whole genome shotgun sequence encodes the following:
- the LOC121800702 gene encoding glucan endo-1,3-beta-glucosidase 8-like, translated to MGITGPTTWLGLVVVVALFYGAEGFVGIIWRRMSVQRLLPSQVVDLMLQNGIKNMRIPHSVSVHRGRNLLLQLGRLVCPDYDLNWGALNYVQTALNEVGLGRTKANIVHCAAELIPNITNPSEAAFHDIIKDRMSQFLRFMRQHNAPFQYDYFVWALEKLNFSDIKVVVMAVGWPTDGYPGASAYNTERYYKYLLPMVTSNKGSLMRPGAPIDVFINSSTNEPKQRIDVLAPFDRHLGDLQLNGQPKFKVDLSGRGRDIYPTTVKGIMHMPKRWCVFNGNSTDKDKDEKACNFEGLSCITDQDPSTEDCLFPVEVVRG